The proteins below come from a single Alligator mississippiensis isolate rAllMis1 chromosome 2, rAllMis1, whole genome shotgun sequence genomic window:
- the LOC102561586 gene encoding calcium-binding protein 2 encodes MGNCTKTPERRLSKDRDLRPEEIEELKQAFREFDKDRDGFISYKDLGECMRTMGYMPTEMELIELSQQISGGKVDFDDFVELMGPKMLAETADMIGIKELRDAFREFDTNGDGQISMAELREAMRKLLGQQLNYREVDEILKDVDLNGDGLVDFEEFVRMMSR; translated from the exons ATGGGCAACTGCACCAAGACCCCTGAGAGGAGACTCTCTAAG GACCGAGATCTGCGGCCAGAGGAGATTGAAG AGTTGAAGCAGGCCTTCCGGGAATTCGACAAAGACCGTGATGGCTTCATCAGCTACAAGGACCTGGGCGAGTGCATGCGCACCATGGGCTACATGCCCACTGAGATGGAGCTCATCGAGCTGTCCCAGCAGATCT ctggggggaagGTGGATTTTGATGACTTTGTGGAGCTGATGGGTCCAAAGATGCTGGCGGAGACAGCTGACATGATTGGGATCAAGGAGCTGCGCGATGCCTTCCGTGAG TTCGATACCAATGGAGATGGGCAGATCAGCATGGCAGAGCTTCGGGAGGCCATGCGCAagctgctggggcagcagctgaaCTACCGTGAGGTGGATGAGATCCTCAAGGACGTGGATCTCAATGGTGATGGCCTGGTCGACTTTGAAG AGTTTGTGCGGATGATGTCACGCTGA